A genome region from Brassica oleracea var. oleracea cultivar TO1000 chromosome C2, BOL, whole genome shotgun sequence includes the following:
- the LOC106326242 gene encoding proteinase inhibitor PSI-1.2: MATYKIWLMSLMITGAILADVIPGVTITKTAIACPLYCLEVEYMTCPSSGDEKLPPRCNCCLAPKNCTLHLSGSTSIHCTK; the protein is encoded by the exons ATGGCTACATACAAGATTTGGCTGATGTCTCTCATGATCACAG GAGCGATTCTAGCAGATGTAATCCCTGGAGTTACTATAACAAAGACAGCGATCGCTTGTCCTCTCTATTGCTTGGAAGTAGAGTACATGACATGTCCTTCCTCTGGGGACGAGAAGCTGCCTCCGAGATGCAACTGTTGTCTTGCTCCCAAAAACTGTACTCTCCATCTCTCTGGTTCTACTTCTATCCATTGTACCAAATGA